One genomic region from Amaranthus tricolor cultivar Red isolate AtriRed21 chromosome 12, ASM2621246v1, whole genome shotgun sequence encodes:
- the LOC130828321 gene encoding galactan beta-1,4-galactosyltransferase GALS3-like has protein sequence MGKNFRQISKKQAAKMSGLTLRRWNCATELKFIFIILFIFCSLVTFFQFFPLQFFPFSSNLTSCSTPTIASIYPSPPRQPSDQILEDGVIRRSFYPVGVAAYNFVLMSAYRGGLSSFAIMGLSSKPLHNFGHPTYTCEYQFHDPNRTSLIVQGNKLEFQDFGYARVYLVIVINCTFPDEVMDPSIGGRLVLHASTNGGYDQAVNSTDTIIALNEPPNSWEISHFLSPPRYDYLYCGGSLFGDLSPQRVREWIAYHVRLFGKKSHFVIHDAGGVHPEVMEVLKPWMELGYVTVEDIREEGRFDAFYHNQMLVLNDCLHRHRSDTKWMFFFDVDEYIYLPTNMDFHSVMDSLKDYTMFIIEQVSMSNQLCLADDSGQFFQQWGFEKLVYRNAKKMRRDHKYAIQPRNVYATGVHMSENYVGKSTQLPDKTMKYFHFHGTVAERHEPCRRKLKDPSITMEKTPYALDTSLRSLAPLVKQFELDTIGSRLQSTRL, from the exons ATGGGGAAGAACTTCAGacaaatttcaaaaaaacaagCTGCAAAAATGTCGGGATTAACATTGAGAAGATGGAATTGTGCTACTGAGCTCAagttcatcttcatcatccTCTTCATCTTCTGTTCACTTGTTACCTTCTTCCAATTCTTTCCTCTTCAATTCTTTCCATTCTCCTCAAATCTCACTTCATGCTCAACACCCACTATTGCATCAATTTACCCATCTCCACCCCGACAACCATCTGATCAGATCCTTGAAGATGGTGTTATTCGAAGATCTTTTTACCCAGTTGGAGTTGCTGCTTACAATTTCGTTTTAATGTCAGCTTACCGTGGTGGTTTAAGCTCTTTTGCTATCATGGGTCTTTCTTCTAAACCCCTTCACAATTTTGGGCATCCGACTTATACTTGTGAATACCAATTTCATGACCCAAATCGTACTAGTTTGATTGTTCAAGGGAATAAGCTTGAATTTCAGGATTTTGGGTATGCTCGTGTTTACCTTGTTATTGTGATTAACTGTACTTTCCCAGATGAGGTTATGGACCCTTCAATTGGGGGACGTCTTGTTCTTCATGCTTCTACTAATGGTGGATATGATCAAGCTGTTAATTCAACTGATACAATTATTGCCTTAAATGAACCCCCTAATTCTTGGGAGATTTCCCATTTTTTGTCTCCTCCTAGATATGATTACCTTTATTGTGGAGGGTCTTTGTTTGGGGACCTTAGTCCTCAAAGGGTTAGGGAGTGGATAGCTTATCATGTGAGATTGTTTGGGAAGAAGTCCCACTTTGTGATTCATGATGCAGGTGGGGTCCACCCTGAAGTTATGGAAGTTTTGAAGCCATGGATGGAGCTTGGGTATGTTACTGTGGAGGATATTAGGGAGGAAGGAAGGTTTGATGCATTTTATCATAATCAAATGCTTGTTCTTAATGATTGTTTGCATCGACATCGATCCGATACTAAGTGGATGTTTTTCTTTGATGTGGATGAGTATATTTATTTGCCTACTAACATGGATTTTCATTCTGTCATGGATTCACTCAAGGATTATACAATGTTCATTATTGAGCAGGTTTCTATGTCAAATCAACTCTGCCTTGCTGATGATTCCGGCCAATTTTTCCA ACAATGGGGGTTCGAAAAGCTGGTGTATAGGAATGCGAAAAAAATGAGGAGAGACCACAAATACGCTATCCAGCCACGGAATGTGTATGCAACAGGAGTCCATATGTCGGAGAACTATGTGGGTAAGTCTACCCAGTTGCCCGACAAGACGATGAAGTATTTCCATTTCCATGGCACCGTTGCAGAGCGCCATGAACCATGCCGACGGAAGCTAAAGGACCCTTCAATCACCATGGAAAAAACCCCTTATGCTCTCGATACTAGCTTACGATCTTTGGCACCTCTTGTCAAGCAGTTTGAGCTCGACACCATTGGTTCGAGGCTTCAATCAACAAGGCTATAA
- the LOC130828322 gene encoding expansin-A13 has translation MPLNHLHSHSHSLLLLFAPFLFFLLSFPFPISAHYNPPSSSSPLISEWESARATYYAASDPRDVVGGACGYGDLHKAGYGKATVGLSTALFAKGQICGACFEIRCVEDLRNCIPGTSILVTATNFCAPNFGFTADGGGHCNPPNKHFVLPIEAFEKIALWKAANMAIKYRRIKCRKEGGVRFAIDGSGVFMSVLISNVAGAGDVIGVKIKGSKTGWLLMSRNWGQNWILNADLKKQPLSFEVTTSDGAILTSYNVAPKTWQVGQTFEGKQFD, from the exons ATGCCATTAAACCATCTCCATTCACACTCTCACTCTCTCCTTCTACTCTTTGCACCCTTCCTTTTCTTCCTTCTATCCTTCCCTTTCCCTATTTCTGCCCACTACAACCCACCTTCTTCATCCTCCCCCCTCATCTCCGAATGGGAATCCGCTCGAGCCACCTACTACGCTGCGTCCGATCCACGAGACGTTGTCGGTGGAGCATGCGGGTATGGGGATCTTCACAAAGCCGGGTATGGTAAAGCCACTGTTGGGTTAAGTACTGCATTATTTGCTAAGGGTCAGATCTGTGGTGCTTGTTTTGAAATTCGTTGTGTTGAGGATCTTCGAAATTGTATTCCGGGTACTTCTATTCTTGTTACTGCTACTAACTTTTGTGCTCCCAATTTTGGGTTTACTGCTGATGGTGGTGGACATTGTAATCCTCCTAATAAACATTTCGTTCTTCCTATTGAGGCTTTTGAGAAAATTGCTCTTTGGAAGGCTGCTAATATGGCGATTAAATATAGAAG GATTAAATGCAGAAAGGAAGGAGGCGTTCGATTTGCCATTGACGGGTCTGGAGTATTTATGTCGGTGCTCATCAGCAACGTCGCAGGTGCAGGTGATGTTATTGGTGTGAAAATCAAGGGATCAAAAACTGGATGGCTTCTGATGTCGAGGAATTGGGGGCAGAATTGGATACTGAATGCAGATCTTAAAAAGCAGCCACTTTCATTTGAGGTTACTACTAGTGATGGGGCAATTCTGACTTCATACAATGTTGCTCCAAAGACTTGGCAAGTTGGCCAAACTTTTGAGGGAAAACAATTTGATTAG